One Stenotrophomonas sp. SAU14A_NAIMI4_5 DNA segment encodes these proteins:
- the purD gene encoding phosphoribosylamine--glycine ligase has protein sequence MNVLVIGSGGREHALAWKLAQSSRVTEVIVAPGNAGTANEDKCRNVAVKVTDIDGLLALAQAEGVALTVVGPEVPLVAGVVDRFRAAGLRIFGPTAAAAQLEGSKAYAKDFLARHNIPTAFYAVHTEVDAALAYIREKGAPIVVKADGLAAGKGVIVAMTQAEAEDAVRDMLSGNAFGDAGARVVIEEFLDGEEASFISMVDGVHALPMATSQDHKRVGDGDTGPNTGGMGAYSPAPVVTPEVHARVMREVVNPTVQGMIADGIPFTGFLYAGLMIDASGAPKVIEFNVRFGDPETQPVMLRLQSDLVDLVEAAIDGRLDQVETQWDPRPSLGVVLAAKPYPEAPITGDVISGLDDVPANAKVFHAGTTLDAQGQVLSAGGRVLCVAALGDSVRDAQANAYAGVAKVSWANEFHRTDIGWRAIAREG, from the coding sequence ATGAACGTACTTGTCATCGGCTCTGGCGGCCGCGAACACGCCCTGGCATGGAAGCTGGCCCAGTCCTCCCGTGTCACCGAAGTGATCGTGGCGCCCGGCAATGCCGGCACCGCCAACGAAGACAAGTGCCGCAACGTGGCGGTGAAGGTGACCGACATCGACGGCCTGCTGGCGCTGGCCCAGGCCGAAGGCGTGGCGCTGACCGTGGTCGGCCCGGAAGTGCCGCTGGTGGCCGGCGTGGTCGACCGCTTCCGCGCCGCCGGCCTGCGCATCTTCGGGCCGACCGCTGCGGCCGCGCAGCTGGAAGGCAGCAAGGCCTACGCCAAGGATTTCCTGGCCCGCCACAACATCCCCACCGCGTTCTACGCCGTGCACACCGAGGTGGATGCGGCGCTGGCCTACATCCGCGAGAAGGGCGCTCCGATCGTGGTCAAGGCCGATGGCCTGGCCGCCGGCAAGGGCGTGATCGTGGCGATGACCCAGGCCGAGGCCGAGGACGCGGTGCGTGACATGCTCTCGGGCAACGCCTTCGGCGATGCCGGCGCGCGCGTGGTCATCGAAGAATTCCTCGATGGCGAGGAAGCCAGCTTCATTTCGATGGTCGACGGCGTGCACGCGCTGCCGATGGCCACTTCGCAGGACCACAAGCGCGTCGGCGATGGCGACACCGGCCCGAACACCGGTGGCATGGGCGCCTACTCGCCCGCGCCGGTGGTGACGCCCGAGGTCCATGCCCGGGTGATGCGCGAGGTGGTGAACCCGACCGTGCAGGGCATGATCGCCGACGGCATCCCGTTCACCGGCTTCCTCTATGCCGGCCTGATGATCGATGCCAGCGGTGCGCCGAAGGTGATCGAGTTCAACGTGCGCTTCGGCGATCCGGAAACCCAGCCGGTGATGCTGCGCCTGCAGTCGGACCTGGTGGACCTGGTGGAAGCGGCCATCGATGGCCGCCTGGACCAGGTGGAAACGCAGTGGGATCCACGTCCGTCGCTGGGCGTGGTGCTGGCCGCAAAGCCTTACCCGGAAGCGCCGATCACCGGTGACGTGATCTCCGGCCTGGACGACGTGCCCGCCAATGCCAAGGTGTTCCATGCCGGCACCACGCTGGATGCACAGGGCCAGGTGCTCAGCGCCGGCGGCCGCGTGCTGTGCGTGGCCGCGCTGGGCGACAGCGTGCGCGACGCGCAGGCCAATGCCTATGCCGGCGTGGCCAAGGTGAGCTGGGCCAACGAGTTCCACCGCACCGACATCGGCTGGCGCGCGATCGCACGCGAGGGCTGA